CGTGAACTGGTCGAGTTCGCCGCGCAGCAGCGCGTTCTCCCGGATCGTGTCGTAGGCGCCGGTGAGACCCAGCCTGGAGAGGCCCTCGGCGACGAGTTCGCCCGAACGCTCCCGGCCGCTCACCAGCGGGTTCAAGTACACCTTGATCGCAGGCGGGCCGTCGGGGGCGAAGATGAAGGAGAACCACAGGGTGAACTGGCCGGACGGGTCCTCCGGGAGGAACAGGTCCCGGACGGCGTTGAACCGGTCCAGCGGAAGCCCGTAGGTCTCCGCGAGCTCTTCGAGCAGGGCGACCGCGGCACCGGGGTCGAGGCTCGACCCGCCGCTCGGCGGCGTCTCGCCGAGCATGCGGATGCGGCATCGCCCGCTGTTGTCGACGGCCAGCGAGAATTCGGCGGGAGTGTGGTCGTCGGCGACGTCCGACGGCCATGCCGGGACCATCGACAGTGGTCTCGAATTTTCTTTTCCGAGTAGTTTTGCCAGCATGGCGAGAGGGGTTGAATCTGCGATCCCGACCGAATCGCATAGATTTGATAATTGTTTTTCGGTGTACTCGCCGAGTGTTGCACCGGCCGCGCCCACAGCGCCTCCGATCGTGGGGCTAAGAATTACTTGGGAGTCAGGTTACCCGGCGAAGTCCACCTTTTGGAGATTCCAAAAACCTCGCTGAGGTGGTAAGACATGCGTGAGTAGTTGATCAGGAAATCGTCACTCACCGTACCGGCGAGCCCTTATGCAGCCGGTTTTCCGAGGCGTGCGGCAACCGGCGGCAAGGCGGAGGGCTGTTCGGCGTGTTCCGCGGCATGAAAATGATCACCCGTTTGGCAGACCGCGATACCAGGTCGTAACGACCGCGTTCGGCCTCAACGTCGAGCGTGGTGCCCACGTGGTGGTCAGCACGTCGATCCTCGGCCGCCGGAGGCCCCCGCGGTTGCCGAGAGGTTGATCACTCGAAGGGGCTCCGGGAGGTACGACGGGGGCGTCGGCCCAACGCCGGGGCGGGTGTCTGCCGTTCGCCTCAGCGACGGCCGCCGTCCGTTCTCCGGCGAATCGGAGGCGGTGTGGTAAGCCGACACAATCGGCCTAACGTCGAGGCTTCGCGCTGCTCCATCCGATGTCCGGCGCGATTCGGGCAATCGTGGACGAGTTGCGATCCGCATTGCGATTATGGAATCGATGATGAGCGGTTTTGAAACCCTGAAATGATTGATGGGCGGATTCATGAACTGATTGGTGATCTCTTTGTTGATCCAGAATTGAAGTGGGGACGGAGGTAGCCGCCGGAGTTCGGTTTGCAGCAGTTGGTCTCGGCCATCGCGCCATCGGAATAGACCGAAAGGCTCAGCGGAGGCGGAGACGAAGCGGGGCCGACCGGGCGAATCGCCCGGTCGGCCCCGCTTCTGTGGTGCTGCCGGTCAGCCCCGGCCGAGCAGCGAGCGGGCGAAGAACACCAGGTTCGCCGGACGCTCGGCCAGCCGCCGCATGAAGTACCCGTACCACTCGTCGCCGTAGGCCACGTACACCCGCAGCCGGTGACCGTCGGCGGCCAGCCGCACCTGCTCGGCCGGGCGGATCCCGTAGAGCATCTGGAACTCGAAGCTCTCCGGGCTCCGCCGGGCGCGGGCGGCCAGGTCGGTCGCGATCGCCACCATCCGCGGATCGTGCGTCGCCACCATCGGATAACCCGCGCCCTGCATCAGGATTCGCAGGCACCGCACGTAGGCCCGGTCCACTTCGGCCCGTTCCTGGAACGCCACCGACGCGGGCTCGGCGTAGGCGCCCTTGCACAGCCGCACCCGGGAGCCCGCGGTGGCCAGGTCCCGGCAGTCCTGCTCGGTGCGCCGCAGGTACGCCTGCAGCACCGCACCCGTCGACGGGAAGTCCACCCGCAGGTCCCGCAGGATGTCCAAGGTGGAATCCGTGGTGGTGTGGTCCTCCATGTCGAGGGTGACCGTGGTGCCCGCCGCGGCCGCGGCCTCGCAGATCAGCCGGGCGTTCTCCAGCGCGATCTTCTCGCCGTCCTTGGGCAGGAACTGCCCCACCGCGGACAGCTTCACCGACACCTCGGCCCGCGCCGCCGATCCCTCGTCGCTGAGCGAACCGAGGACCGCCCGGTACGCGTTGACCGTGTCGGTCGCCTGCCCGGAATCGCGGGTGTCCTCGCCCAGGTGGTCCAGGCTCACGTGCAGTCCGCGCGACGAGAGCGCGCGGGTCACCTCGACCGCGTCCTGAGCGGTCGTCCCGGCGACGTAGCGGTCCACGACCGGACCCGTCAGCGGATTGGCCTCCACGAGCCGGCGCACGTTCGCCGAACCCGCCGCAGCCAGCAATGCCGAGCGCAGCATCGGATCTCCTCGAATGCGTGGGGGAACGGGTCAGTCCATGTGCGGGTAGCCGAGCCGCGTCGGCGCGACGAAGGTCTCCTTGATCGCGCGCGGGCTCGTCCACCGCTGGATGTTGAACATCGAGCCCGCCTTGTCGTTGGTGCCGGACGCCCGGCTCCCGCCGAACGGCTGGCGCGACACGATCGACCCGGTGGGCTTGTCGTTGACGTAGAAGTTCCCCGCCGCGTGCCGCAACTTGCGGTGCGCCTCCTCGATGGCGGCGCGGTCGGTCGAGAACACCGCCCCGGTCAGCGCGTACTGGCTGGAGGAGTCGACGACGTCGAGGATCTCCGAGTACCGCGCGTCGTCGTAGACGTGCACCGCGATGATCGGCCCGAAGTACTCGGTGGTGAACACCTCGTCCGCCGGGTCCGAGCAGACCAGCACCGTCGGCTCCACGAAGTAGCCGACGGAGTCGTCGCACCCGCCGCCCGCGAGGACCTCCACCGAGGCGGTGCCGCGCGCCCGCTCCAGCGCGGCCTTGTGCTTGGCGAACGCCCGCGCGTCGATCACGGCGCCGCCGAAGTTCCCGAAGTCGGTGACGTCGCCGAAGCTGATCGACCGGGTGAGGTCGGCGAGCTCCTCGCGCAGGCCCGACTCCCAGATCGACCGCGGCACGTAAGCGCGCGAGGCCGCCGAGCACTTCTGCCCCTGGTACTCGAACGCGCCGCGCGCGAACGCCGTCGCCAGCGGCGCCGGATCGGCTGAGGGGTGCACGACGATGAAGTCCTTGCCGCCGGTCTCCCCGACGATGCGCGGGTAGCTGCGGTAGGAGTCGAGGTTGTCGGACACCGTGCGCCACAGCTTCTTGAACGTCGCGGTGGAACCGGTGAAGTGCAGCCCGGCGAAGTCCGCGTCGCCCAGCGCGACCTCGCTGACCGCCTGCCCGTCGCCGGTCACCAGGTTGATCACGCCCGGAGGCAGTCCCGCGGCCTCCAGCATGCGCATCGTGAAGTGCGCCGAGAGCTGCTGCGACGGCGTCGGCTTCCACACCACGGTGTTGCCCATCAGCGCCGGAGCGGTCGGGAGGTTGCCCGCGATGGCGGTGAAGTTGAACGGGGTGATGGCGGTGACGAAGCCGTCCAGCGGCCGGTACTCCATCCGGTTCCACTCGCCCGCCACGGAGCTCGGCTGCTCGGCCAGGATGCGCCGCGCGTAGTGCACGTTGAACCGCAGGAAGTCGATGAATTCGCAGGCGGCGTCGATCTCGGCCTGCTGCACCGACTTCGACTGCCCGAGCACGGTGGCGCCGTTGATGGTGTCCCGCCACGGCCCGGCCAGCAGGTCCGCGGCGCGCAGCAGCACCGCGGCGCGCTCGTCGAAGGACGTCGCGGCCCAGCCCGGTGCGGCCTCCTT
This window of the Saccharopolyspora gloriosae genome carries:
- the pruA gene encoding L-glutamate gamma-semialdehyde dehydrogenase gives rise to the protein MDAITTVPAPSNEPVKSYAPGSAERESLHKRIAELESERFELTSTIAGTQRMAGGDRFDVVQPHKHAHVLGTSAQATREDVADAVRAAKEAAPGWAATSFDERAAVLLRAADLLAGPWRDTINGATVLGQSKSVQQAEIDAACEFIDFLRFNVHYARRILAEQPSSVAGEWNRMEYRPLDGFVTAITPFNFTAIAGNLPTAPALMGNTVVWKPTPSQQLSAHFTMRMLEAAGLPPGVINLVTGDGQAVSEVALGDADFAGLHFTGSTATFKKLWRTVSDNLDSYRSYPRIVGETGGKDFIVVHPSADPAPLATAFARGAFEYQGQKCSAASRAYVPRSIWESGLREELADLTRSISFGDVTDFGNFGGAVIDARAFAKHKAALERARGTASVEVLAGGGCDDSVGYFVEPTVLVCSDPADEVFTTEYFGPIIAVHVYDDARYSEILDVVDSSSQYALTGAVFSTDRAAIEEAHRKLRHAAGNFYVNDKPTGSIVSRQPFGGSRASGTNDKAGSMFNIQRWTSPRAIKETFVAPTRLGYPHMD
- a CDS encoding proline dehydrogenase family protein, which translates into the protein MLRSALLAAAGSANVRRLVEANPLTGPVVDRYVAGTTAQDAVEVTRALSSRGLHVSLDHLGEDTRDSGQATDTVNAYRAVLGSLSDEGSAARAEVSVKLSAVGQFLPKDGEKIALENARLICEAAAAAGTTVTLDMEDHTTTDSTLDILRDLRVDFPSTGAVLQAYLRRTEQDCRDLATAGSRVRLCKGAYAEPASVAFQERAEVDRAYVRCLRILMQGAGYPMVATHDPRMVAIATDLAARARRSPESFEFQMLYGIRPAEQVRLAADGHRLRVYVAYGDEWYGYFMRRLAERPANLVFFARSLLGRG
- a CDS encoding tryptophan dimethylallyltransferase family protein, encoding MGAAGATLGEYTEKQLSNLCDSVGIADSTPLAMLAKLLGKENSRPLSMVPAWPSDVADDHTPAEFSLAVDNSGRCRIRMLGETPPSGGSSLDPGAAVALLEELAETYGLPLDRFNAVRDLFLPEDPSGQFTLWFSFIFAPDGPPAIKVYLNPLVSGRERSGELVAEGLSRLGLTGAYDTIRENALLRGELDQFTFFAVDISDSPQARVKVYLSHHAATAEAAARAAKAVPGVDPQQVIDFCRHTGGDADYFEGRPLISSYAFSGDDTAIPSNYSIYVPIRSYVPDDEVARERVWRALRHQGLDTAIFEQALSAVAPRPLGDGAGLLAHTSLRIGGSHSGVTLYLSSEAYQSPSYPPR